Part of the Augochlora pura isolate Apur16 chromosome 10, APUR_v2.2.1, whole genome shotgun sequence genome, ACAACACTGAAGAAAAAGGCATTCGAAGAGGCAGGTGTGCCGATTAGGCAACAGCTTCTGTCCCAGCAACAGTCGACGCAGCAGTCGACGGTTGTGCAGCAGCAAGTATCAAAACAACAGCCCGGAAACCAAGGTTTGATGGGTAAATCGGCGGAAGTAacattaaatatgttaaatgcTCCGGAATCGGAGGTGGACGTTGAAGGACTACCGGAGGAATGTCAAGTGAAACTCGAGTTTGAGGGTGCGACTGAAGAAGTTGCTTCTTAATGTAAAAGTGGTTAAAAGTGCGACTTTTCCATATCTTCGATCTCTAAGCTTAAGACAACGTTAACATACTGTACGTTTAGTGATAAGCAATAACAATGTACATTCAATAAGTTATGTTTCTCAATAAACTCATAAAAGTCATTCTGCGGGTGGTTGGTCGTTAGTGGATTGAATATCCTTCGACCTGTCATTTTGTTCCTATTCGTTTTACCTACCGATCTGACAGTGTCGGGATTTTATCTACAGAAAAGAAATCTGCGTTTTAATGTTAAGAAAAACTAAACATTTTCATCAtatcgtttaaaatataaactggtaactaatttaaatataagatGAACAATTTGTAGATGAAAGCAATTCTGTAAacaaataacgaaattaattcaagaaatttgaatcatttataaattcatgaaCTGTCGATAATATTGATCGCGATATTAGAACGATAAGGTGAAATCCGGGAATGTATGTTGAAGTCAGTTACAGAAATTTAAGTAAGCTCGTGTTGCGGCACTAATGCTCTGTAGATAAGGTCACTTCGAGATTATAGTTCCCTTTATTGCCACAAATTCTCTTTTGACTAGCGATTGTTCCTCTTGtatcatatatgtatagagaTTTTTATGCCAATCCCATGGTACTCCGTTATTCTGTGGCTTACGTTAGATCATTCGCATGACGTACGCTATTGACAGATTAGTAATGACACGACTGAGTGTATTATATACCTAACTGATTTGAGTAGTGTATCGACAGCGCTCACGAGCTGATTCTTTGTACAGTTCCCTTTTTTATAATCAAGCAGTTGCCTTAGTTAAAAGAGGGATTAGTGCATGATCGTCGAATATGTAATGATCGGTACAGTGAAATTTTGTAATCGTCTCCACACCGAGGCACCTGTGGCTGTGACTGTCAGTTGTAAACATTAAAAGAACGACAGAACAAAACGCAACATGGAAGGAGGCATATTGGAAAGTCCAGAACCAACAATGGACAGAACGGACGATGAAATTGCTCTTCAAGGATTTTGTAGCCCTAAAAGGCTGCCGTTCAGATTTGTTGGATTAACATTAATGAGCGTAGTAGGCTTTGGTATGCATCACATAATATTGtcgttcataattttatagaattggATTGGTTGCATTTGATTGTTTTTGTTTCGACAGACCACGAcctcattaaatatttagatcaGTCTTGtccgataataatttaaaggtTTTAGTATCATTCaggatatttaagaaatagttataacttttgttatatttaattgcttgctatgttatattcatttttacatcTTAGAAGTGTTAGGAATTAATGTGTTTacaaattgtgaaaataaaagagtttGAAATAAGCATGAAAACTCTTTTATCTTCACTTCTTAAAAAATGTCCAATATAATCGATAAGAATAACGTgcaattgcaatatttcagaaatttaatcaaaa contains:
- the LOC144476411 gene encoding BPTF-associated chromatin complex component 1 — protein: MNSASKVGEIFTAAGAAFNKLGELTMQLHPTTDSPAGKWTDEEIEMLRHSVKTFSEDLNKISEHIKGRTVSQIRTTLKKKAFEEAGVPIRQQLLSQQQSTQQSTVVQQQVSKQQPGNQGLMGKSAEVTLNMLNAPESEVDVEGLPEECQVKLEFEGATEEVAS